CGAGTTGGATTTGGTAGCCACCTAGAGGTGAAACCCTACGCGTCGGGGAGCCATCATTCAGCACGCACAGGTTGATATTGTCCAGGAGATCAAATAAATGAGGAGCCAGGGAGTCACACTTATAAGAGCCCCAAAAAGTGTGGTGGACATTGAAATCGCCAAGAATTATAAATGGTCCAGGGAGAGAAAAGAGGATATTATTCAGTTCCGAAATAAGAGAGGAGTTGGGGTGTGGGAAGTAAACTGAAACAATAGTACAGTTTAAAGCCTTAATTGCTACTACCTGTAGGTCACGATCATGCGGTGGGATGGGGATTTGAGAgaaggtaatatttttattaacaagaaGGGCCGAACCAGCATAACCATCATCTCTGTCATCCCGGATACAGGAGTAGCCAGGCATCCTAAAAATGGAGCCCGGCCTCAACCATGTCTCAGAGATGGCACAGACAACCGGCTTGAAtttgttaattaataatattaattcaggTTTTTTGGATCGAATACTTTTACAATTCCATTGAAGGAGACAGTGACccgccatttttatttattaacatagacatgaattgcttcaatagaGATACGACATTGTTCGGTAAAGAGTCCGAGAACttagaaataatattaattaaggaACAAACCAACAGCTCTATGAGGTTGTCATTGGGAGTAAGGAGAGGAGTAGACTCGGGAGGAGGAGGGAAGGCACAACCATTAGGTTGTGAGGATATGGGAGAACGGGTTATGTCAGAGTGAGCCTGAACATCATAAGACCTACCTAATTCTGGTGGAGGTCGGCGTTCCCGGTATACGGTTTTACGATACGAGGTGGTGGGATTTTGACTCGAGGACGGAGAAGACGGAGAGGGAGGGAAGAAAGCTGGTTGTGAAAGTTTAGGAGGTTGCTGAGAGGCAACTTCGGCAAATGGTCTCCTCACAGTGGAAAACCGGGCGGAGGCTTCTAAGTATGAAATGTTTTCCTCAGACATGACCATCTTGATCGCCTTTTGCCTGGAGTGTTCAGGGCACCTTGGGTCTGTGGCTTTGTGATTACCAGAGCAGAGTAAACAGGTCACATGTTCATCTGGGATATTACAGCTCTCACCAAGATGGGGCTGTGAGCATTTGAAGCAGCGGGCTTTTGATCGGCATTGAGCTTTGATATGGCCAAATCGGCAGCAACCTCTGCATTGGATTGTGGGCAGATGGTAAACATCAACGGGAAGGGAAGTATGGTAGCAATAAACTTTTTGGGGCAATGACTGTCCTAAAAACGTCAGGACGACCGTGTTAGAAGGAATCCAGGTAGCGGATCCATCAATAATTTTCTTGGAGTTTAGACGCCTAGCTTTAATAACTTGGCCACAATTGGAGGGGTACTGAAGACCTGAAACAAGCTCCTCCAGAGTCCAGTCTATTGGTATGTTCCTGACAACTCCCATTCTGGAAACTTGGAATTGTGGGATGGTGGCACATAACTTGTTCTCAGCAAGCAAAGGGTTGGTTACAAAGTTGTTGGCAGCTGAGGAAGAAGCAAATTCAACTGAGACGCGGTTGCGTCCCACAGAGTTTACTCCTCCATTGACTATACCTGGTATGTTATTTCTATGTATAAGTTGGGCAAATTTAAGAACCCTAATAGTAAGTCCCGCTGAAGGATCACTTTCCATCCTGGTGACATGCACAGAGAAGGGCCCCTGGTCAACATCAGTGTATTTAAGTTTCTCGCCAGCAAATTCCGGAACAGTATAAACGTCCTGAACAGAGGCAGACGGAGATATATTTTTCTTGGGCGTAGGATTACCGATTTCCGATTCCGCATGGCGTTTCATGGATCTCTGAGAACCAGAAAGCTCCCCTTGACTTTGTAAAAAAGTCTGAGGAGTCATCTCTAAGTCAGGTGGAATACCACCTCCTCCCGGAGGAGGATCGTCCCCCATTTTAAGGACAAATACGAAATTACATACACACAACACTTACCACGTAAACACAAATATATACCACCACCTATATAAATACTATAACTGAATAATTTTGTAACAATCAGAGGAATAAACCAAAGATTCAAAACAACTCGGCTGCAACGTGATTTCTAGAGCACGATGACAAgcagaatcaaaaaaaaaaaaatttttttcgtgatatgtccccaccgggaatggaacccaggacctccggatcgtgaacccaacgctcaaccactggaccacggaggagtAAGTGAGTGAGCGCGCGAACTGTATCTCGCTCGCACGTACACGTTATGCGGCACGtcataagaatgagatttttgtatgatgtCCAGGGAGTGCTTTTGAACAGACAGCACAACATTCTAACCTTCTAGGCCTTTGCCACACTAGACGGAAATTCCGTCGCCGAACTTCCGCATAACTGCAGGAACATATTATTGCGTATCGGACGGAACGACCGATCTTCCGCGTAGTGTGCCcgctatttgtattttatatgcaataacataatttatgtaTTGACGTTCTACCACGGAAGTTCGGCGACGGAATTTGCGTCTAGTGTGGCAAAGTCCCTAATCTATTTCTAAAACATGTTCACAGAACGTCACTttataatgaaaaccacgtaagcccggttttgaaaaatcacattcggatgggATTTTTCTTAAGGGTGTTGGACCCTCGGTAAATATTCGAGGAAGGTCTGAAACAGCGTTGAACGAAGCAAGTTGGTgagccacaggaccacagtgactccaAAAGGAACGTTGAGTGTGACGTATATAGGGTGATTTTGTTGTTACGTTACCTGCCAGTAGCATGGTCGTTAAGCACGGAGACGAAGTTGTCGGGGAACATGCCGCGGCGCTGGCGCAGCTCGCCGCGCCACCATCCGCCTGGCAGCCGCTCTACGTCCCGCACCACGTCCCCCGGACGAATGGATAGCTCGTCTGGCTCCGACGCGTCGTACGCGTAGTTTACTATGCACGACACTGCGCAGGAAAAGAgattttattaagttattttatttcttcattatTACATAAATGAATTAAAGTTCTGAATCGTCATTATTGAAGCAGGTCCCCTGCTAATTACTAAGGATATGTCAATGGATATATCTCTCATAAAGCCAAGTTCCCTTTCAGCTTATCTGCTCATAGTAACATAAACGGGCGtttactgattgcagatataactcaaagaaaaaacaaattacataaCCCTATAACAACAGGACACCCAACAGGTATACCCAATGcggtattaaatattttataatacagtATAGATAACAtctagtacccactgaaataatATAGAGACTGCTCTATGAATTTCGCCACCGAACATGTAAATAAGTCGACTTCTTTGTTTCGTTCCGCTTTTTCATTAATATAGCGCCAGGCCCTAGTGAGAGGATACAGTGGGGCTCTAGGGCGgtgccaaaatcaaccaagactggtctaCCTTAGGAAAATTTCAGTGGCTGTAACCTAATCGAAAAgtattgtattttaaggggcaGAGGGGgcgccactttgaggtctcccTAGCTAGTGTTAGTGGTTAGTCACCAGTTAGTGACCTTAGCTATTGCTAGGGATACTGACAGGTTACCTAGTGAATAATTCAACATAACAACAtatacacaacacaacaacacatacacatacataacatattaaTCAACAATATTGACACACATACACtataacacacataacataacaaaagctcacaactatatccatTACACGGTACGGTacattaatataaaagtaagcaatTATCAATGTTGTAAatcaatgaaatattttatattaatcaaTTTACAGCTTTACAACAGTAATGACTAATGGATACTTGTGGGAAAAGTCAACATTAAATAGGAGTTAATGATGGAGATTATGACAATTTAATATCACAGATTGATTTGGACACAAAATTATTTGGAGCTATGGAGTAGAAtatagtatagtataatatGTAGTATAGTGTAATATAGTAGAATATGGAGTATTTGATCtgtatgttttataaaaaaagactaATTTCAACATTtgcaatatataaataataatatttgaaaaaatacagAAGGTATTTAACTAACTGTGCTGTAATGACAGCACAGTTAGTTAAATTGAATTAATTTGAGGTCAAGATTTGATTGATAGAGACTGAAATATGCTGTTTTGTGAGGATGCATgttaattaaaatgtatttggATAAAGTCTCAAAGTCAATAATAAGGAGGTCACATCACCTAGTAGAAAAGGATTGTTCCAAGTAGATAATTTAGTTCTATACTGCTTATATACCTAATCAGAATCACTTTAAATGTTATACTTTACAGTAGTTGATATTGTAAGTCTGTATTTCTAGAGTATCTACACAGAACAATGCAGCATTTTTCACAATAACATAACCTACCTTGAAACCAACAAGAATCAGATTTGATTTTGCACACTGAAGTATATCTATTCCAGATTATTACATTGACACTAAAATAGCCAGGCTACTAAATAACTTTGCTTAACACGTTCAAATGCTAATACCAAGGTGCGTCgtgtgttttgtttattagCGTTTAACATGCATATGACATCACAATGCCAAGACCATGAGTCATACAGCACAAAAATGTAGGGAATACTACTTATACGGTAGTCGGCTTCGCAAATATCAACGACATCAACAATATCACTTCGATACAAAACTTTTTAACGATAAGGCACACGTCAAGAGCAAGATAAGCCGTTTTCGACCAAGTGACGCCCGAAACCGCTGACCTACCAAATCAAGTCCGGCTACTTCATAACTCCAAGCCGTCCGAAAATCGGTCAAAATTGCAGGAAGCGCAAAAGTTTAGGGCATTATACGTCAGCTAGGTCCATGTCACGAGGTTGAAGGTACAGTTATTCATACACAAACAAGACGTAAGTTACGAGATACTCACCCTTCTGATTTGCATTTGTCTCCATTTCAGACGAAATTGCACATCACATTATCACATCACATACAccaataccatagaataaatacacatttctcagactataaattaaaaaacaaatacgttgcaatttttataataatatgagcaaaaatattaaaagaaattCGGACGCGTTTTTCATTCAGACGCACGTCAGActgatttttttattctatattcGAATTACGCCAATACATCGCTCTTATTCAGCCAAAACCGTGactcattcattattttatcaaaaaaaaaataagtttatagtATAAATTTCTTTGCAAATATtctcaatttaaatatttttcgggattatttacctacttaatataatatttacaaatgaTAGTATTCCGCACGGCACTGCGCGTCCTGACGGAAATTCCTAGCTAGCCCTAGCATAGCTTGTTTGGTCGTAGTCTCGTATCGCGGGTTACGGTGATGGTGACGGTGATTTACACTATTATTTCAAGACatttgaagattttaagaaataaatgaaatataaatgcCCATTAACTCTAATATGTAGGATATGGCTGTATAAGttaaaactattatattttcgttCAAAAACTTCTAGCCAAGTATAAGTCGGACGTGCTCATATTGGGTTCTGACTCTAGAAATACCTATGAAATTAGTATTAACGTTAATGGTTTTCACAAAACGCCAGCCAGGTTAGTGATAATTTGAATGGTGATAATCGTACAATACAGACCTCAACTTTACACAAAACCTACCCCCATACTGGAATGGTGATAGCGCGCGCGTTAAGGGTCGATATTTTTGTAAACGGAACCCTAGAAATTATCACTCATctgcagtgttgccaacttagtggattttccactagatctggtggtttagacatgtggttcggcgaaaaaatattagttttagtggctagtggattttttagtggattagagtccttccagttagcggtaagtgacgaatttaaccactaacacaaccgaatatggtttatgagttacttgagcgaaagaaccaatatagtttatttattagtacataatacatacaataagttTCAGATTGAGTAAGATCAAGATGCCTAAGCCACAGTACACCCAAAAGTTTCGTGATTGTTGGTTACGTGACCCAGTTTTAAGGGATTGGTTGCAAATAGTCGAAAGCACTGGTGATCCAGTTGCTAAGTACAAATTATATGGTATATTATTAaggaatcattattaataataattgaataatttaccctgtctctagcacgtctttacctatgacgcggcgctaaagagggggaaaaacatcccacgatctgattgcactgattcggctttgggttgtctagtgattctatagtctctgcttaccccggtgggaagtaggcgtgagtttatgtatgtattttatctagtgaaattctggtggttcgagagaccgctcagttttagtggtttctggtggtttgcacggccgcatttggtgggctggtgaaaataaagttggcaacactgctcATCTGTCTGTCAGTCATTGAATGTCAAGCGAAAATTGGTCCTTTGATTTTATTGTTGCGTGAACTACACGTGTTTCTTATTCGTGGAAGTTAAAGAAACTTTCATTATTTAAATCATTGAAGTGATTATAAATATACAGAAATGGAGTATGTGCCACGGGAAAATATTCCCGGTGAGAACGTCAGTCGCATGTAAGTATACATCAGAAAAAATATGTAGATTTGAACTTGTTGGAATGTTTTCATGTAAATATTTTGTTCTTTCAGTCTGTGCTGCCAATGTGCAGTGCCTATCGAAGCAAACCCCTCGAACATGTGTGTGGCATGTCTAAGAGCGCATGTGGATATTACTGATGGTATTCCAAAACAGGCAACTTTGTTTTTCTGTAGAGGATGTGAGAGGTTagattttatacttattatatctATTGATGAATTTTAGAATAATACGTAATATTACtggactggcagtcgcttctgtaaaaaaccagacctatcaaatcttccggttaggtaaATGGACCCTGTAAATATGGGATAACGTTtgtataatagtaataataatatgtgataTAATGCAACATTTATAGATACTTATtcaatttgtctttttttttctaagatCTTTTTTTACTAAAGGTAAATAAACATCTTTCATTTCATACTCAAATtacacataatatttattaattatgatgaaatatttttgtatgtttcAAAGTATCCTAacttaataatgttaataaagtTGCAatgtttatgttcttttttcCCCAAAGGGTTAGGCAAAGATGtctaggtatacagggtgttagtgacatcgtaacgaaaactttgaggggtggttcaggccatgattctgagttgatatcaagtagaaatttccgtcgcaaaagtatggattggaaaataattaaaaagaaaagaaaaaatttcatgaattttttgacacgaaattccacttgatatcaactcagaatcatgtcaaATAGCGAAATGCTTTGATGAgacttttttaacccccttgatcACAGACTCTGGCAGATTCatggtattttttaaaatttcagaTACCTACAACCTCCCTCAGAATGGGTGACGTGTGCTCTGGAGTCCCGTGAGCTCCTGGCACTATGTCTGAAGAGGCTGAAGGGACTGAGTAGGGTCAAACTCATTGATGCAGGGTTTGCTTGGACTGAGCCACATTCCAAAAGGATAAAGGTTTGTTTTCTCTCTCTGTTGTGTAGGTTGTATGAACCATGTCCAACTTTATCTATCATTGTGTCTGGTAATTTTGTGTTCACctaaacttaaataaattaataggaTTATAACTAgtttagtcaaatcagttacttttcttttcttcttcgtCATTCCCTCACTGCTTTTACTAAGCCTCAAAACACAAACTTACCATGGAatctgtatgaaaaaacaaactgtgacgtcataaaaaggTGTAgtgaaatgtcggacttattacttatttaattattattacgtttttttttcgattaaagttaataaatatgttaaatagaaagtgaaatgtttttcgtaagttttcgatctatctttatttagtaatcagaatttcatagtttatctttgacctaggttaTTACCCAAATACCTTCTACTGAAACGGTAGTTTTTGGTAActcataattatataagtatacgtaacaataatcacaaaataaatacagggtTGTCATGTCATTAAAACATAgtcacgaaaactttgagggatggttcagaccatgattctgaattaatatcaagtggaattttccgtcgcaaaagtatggaatggaaaataatttaaaaaagtactaaaatttttatgaataaaaaattatacattgttttaagtttacgcggttattatcataattaatactCCCGATATTGGGAGTCtaatatccccatttaaacgcggtaagaacccgttattatgtgttttaattataatcaaaaattaaataatttaaaaatatacatgaattttgcgacgataaTTCCAATtccaatcatggtctgaatcatccctctcagtaattgttacgatgtcactaacaccctgtatgttgcAAATCATAATTTTTTGCCTACAGGTAAAACTGACAGTGCAAGGCGAGGTAATGGGTGGAGCCGTTCTTCAACAGACGTTTATTGTAGAGTTCAACATCCAGCATCAGATGTGTGACGCGTGTCATCGCTCCGAAGCCCAGGACTACTGGCGTGCCTTAGTGCAAGTGAGACAGCGTGCTAACAACAGGAAGACGTTCTACTACCTCGAACAGCTGATCCTGAAACACAAGGCTCATGAAAACACACTTGGCATTAAACCTAAGCATGGTATGGAGTGTTCTGttcatttttcttttactcTACTCCTAATTACAGTTCACCATTTATCTGTCACtgaacaaatataatatttattaaaaatgtacaGACGTAATTTCTAGTATTCTTACTCAAAAAGGTTTCGTTTTTAAGACTTCATTTGTTTGTGAAACAATTGAATATTGAGTAatacaggtatatttttatgtaatcaATTAATTCCTAATAACATTCTATTCTCTCTTAATTTAGTATCCAATTTCCTTTACATTTGTCAcagtaaatttttaattttaaaaatgtaaatttcaATCTACCATAGACCTTGTGTTCTaaatgctcaataaagtatatttgccTTATCTTAACTGGGTTAAGTTCATTTTCTTCCATTCACAGATGGCCTTGACTTCTTCTACGCAACAGAGAGCCACGCAAGAAAAATGGTTGACTTCATTCAATCGGTGCTGCCTATCAAGAGTCAATACTCAAAGAAGCTGATATCACATGATATCCACAGCAACATCTACAATTCCAAGTACACATTCAGTATAGAGATTGTTCCATTGTCAAAGGACAGTCTGGTGTGTCTCCCGAAGAAATTGACTCAACAGCTGGGCGGTATATCGCCCATATGTTTGGTGCAAAGTGTTACCAGTTCCATTCATTTGATTGACGCCAACTCTGGACAAGGTTTGTTTCttctacataacatagcatacataaacagcctatatacgtcccactgctgggcacaggcctcccctctatcaaccggagggggtatggagcatactccaccacgctgctccaatgcgggttggtggaggtgtttttcggagggcacgttaagccgttggtcccgcctaTTAGCCGTTGTTTTTTCTAATCcttttaaattttaagttaagtaaacCTACTTGTTGTAGTGCCTTGTTGTAGTGGGTTCCTGTTCGTACTTTCCTCTATAGGCTAGGGCTAAGACCTACCTAGTAGGTATACAAGATACCTGTGTCAGATGGCCTCGCTCTTCTTCCTCTATTTTTAAGACAACTGTaataacatcaggaatgcaataaatatcttatcttataccTTGTTTTGCCTCATGGATGAGCACACACAACTAAGACTAAGAAGGAGGCTGCCGCAGGATCCAGCCGACTAAGGcccaaaataggaagcgacactggtcgcttaactaaaatgatacctatacaccacaagaagt
The Pectinophora gossypiella chromosome 9, ilPecGoss1.1, whole genome shotgun sequence genome window above contains:
- the LOC126369645 gene encoding 60S ribosomal export protein NMD3 — encoded protein: MEYVPRENIPGENVSRILCCQCAVPIEANPSNMCVACLRAHVDITDGIPKQATLFFCRGCERYLQPPSEWVTCALESRELLALCLKRLKGLSRVKLIDAGFAWTEPHSKRIKVKLTVQGEVMGGAVLQQTFIVEFNIQHQMCDACHRSEAQDYWRALVQVRQRANNRKTFYYLEQLILKHKAHENTLGIKPKHDGLDFFYATESHARKMVDFIQSVLPIKSQYSKKLISHDIHSNIYNSKYTFSIEIVPLSKDSLVCLPKKLTQQLGGISPICLVQSVTSSIHLIDANSGQVCDISGTVYWRNPFTPICNPKQLVEYIVMDIDILKEHEKKSFPGQGMVSNKHVIADVWVVKASELGLDVSPVHTRTHLGHILKPGDTVLGYNLGESNVNDANLDKLASDVVPDVFLVKKFYGERAARRRARTWKLKHMADELHDGLSSTNEDYNEFLDDLEEDPVLRQNINIFKDGTKIAVDTDEIDPTMPRITLAEMLDDLNIEDVEMSEV